Within the Pelagovum pacificum genome, the region GTCGTGCCGTTGTCAGTGCCGATGTTGAAGTCGGGCAGGGTGCCCTCGAACAGCCAGGGGATCACCGACCGGATCGAGTGGCAGTCGAACAGCACCGCAATCCCGTGCCGCGCCTTGACGCGGTCGAGTTCCGCCCGGAGCGCGGCGTGGTAGGGCGCGTGAAACGCCGCGAGGCGCGCGGCGGTAGCGCGCTCGTCGGGTTCGCGCCCGTCTTTCCAGATCGGCAGATTGTCGAAGGTCGTGCGCGGGATCAGTCCGGTCGTGGTCTGGCCCGGATAAAGGCTCTGCCCCGAGGGATCGCGGTTGGCGTCGATCACGTAACGGTGGAAGGTCGCCGCGACCGTGGTGTGGAGGCCCGGAGCGCTCTCGCTATACAAGCGATCGACGTGCCAGTCGGTGTCGCGCAGGCGAAGGCCCTCTTCGTTCAGATCGGCGGCGATTTCCTCCGGCACGTAGGTCCCGGTATGGGGCAGGCCGAGCACGACGGGGCTGTCCCCCTTGGCGACGATCACCGGATCCATCACCACGATCCCGGCAGGTCTTGCCCGGCGGCAGCGGCGAGTGCGCCGCTTTCGACCAGTCGCGCGGCGGCTTCGAGGTCGGGCGCCATGTAGCGGTCCTCCTTCAGTTCGGCGACGTCCTTGCGTAGGCGCGCGATGGCCGACGCAAGCGACGGAGAGGTCGTCAGGGGGCCGCGCAGCGCGACG harbors:
- the hutG gene encoding N-formylglutamate deformylase, which codes for MDPVIVAKGDSPVVLGLPHTGTYVPEEIAADLNEEGLRLRDTDWHVDRLYSESAPGLHTTVAATFHRYVIDANRDPSGQSLYPGQTTTGLIPRTTFDNLPIWKDGREPDERATAARLAAFHAPYHAALRAELDRVKARHGIAVLFDCHSIRSVIPWLFEGTLPDFNIGTDNGTTCAAEIERVTAEICAASGRTSVLNGRFRGGWTTRHYGRPGDGIHAIQMELAQSSYLATEAPPFAYDEAKAADLGRTLDTILTAISDEALRLAAQR